Proteins encoded in a region of the Eschrichtius robustus isolate mEscRob2 chromosome 16, mEscRob2.pri, whole genome shotgun sequence genome:
- the MYL11 gene encoding myosin regulatory light chain 11 — protein MAPKKARRRAVAEGGSSNVFSMFDQTQIQEFKEAFTVIDQNRDGIIDKDDLRETFAAMGRLNVKNEELDDMMKEASGPINFTVFLTMFGEKLKGADPEDVITGAFKVLDPEGKGTIKKQFLEELLTTQCDRFSREEITNMWAAFPPDVGGNVDYKNISYIITHGDAKDQE, from the exons ATG GCACCCAAGAAGGCCAGGAGAAGGGCAGTGGCAGAGGGCGGAAGCTCCAATGTCTTCTCCATGTTCGATCAGACCCAGATCCAGGAGTTCAAGGAG GCCTTCACAGTAATTGACCAGAATCGTGATGGCATTATTGACAAGGACGACCTGCGGGAAACCTTCGCAGCCATGG GGCGTCTCAATGTGAAGAATGAGGAGCTAGATGACATGATGAAGGAAGCCAGCGGGCCCATCAACTTCACTGTCTTCCTGACCATGTTTGGGGAGAAGCTCAAAG GTGCCGACCCTGAGGATGTGATCACTGGAGCCTTCAAGGTCCTGGACCCTGAGGGGAAGGGCACCATCAAGAAGCAGTT CCTGGAGGAGCTGCTTACCACGCAGTGTGACCGCTTCTCCCGGGAAGAG ATCACAAATATGTGGGCGGCCTTCCCCCCCGACGTGGGCGGCAACGTAGACTACAAGAACATAAGCTACATCATCACGCATGGCGACGCCAAGGACCAGGAGTAG
- the SEPTIN1 gene encoding septin-1 translates to MVSLYAQESSSLVLSIPCQQDKEYVGFAALPNQLHRKSVKKGFDFTLMVAGESGLGKSTLINSLFLTNLYEDRQVPEARARLTQTLTIERRGVEIEEGGIKVKLTLVDTPGFGDSVDCSDCWLPVVRFIEEQFEQYLRDESGLNRKNIQDSRVHCCLYFISPFGRGLRPLDVAFLRAVHEKVNIIPVIGKADALMPKETQALKQKIREQLQEEEINIYQFPDCDSDEDEDFKRQDAEMKESIPFAVVGSCEVVRDGGTRPVRGRRYSWGTVEVENPHHCDFLNLRRMLVQTHLQDLKEVTHDLLYEGYRARCLQSLARPGARDRASRSKLSRQSATEIPLPMLPLADTEKLIREKDEELRRMQEMLEKMQAQMQQSQAQGEQSDAL, encoded by the exons ATGGTGAGTCTTTATGCCCAGGAATCCAG CAGCCTCGTATTGTCCATCCCCTGCCAACAGGACAAGGAGTATGTGGGTTTCGCCGCCCTCCCCAACCAGCTGCATCGCAAGTCCGTCAAGAAGGGGTTTGACTTCACACTCATGGTGGCAG GGGAGTcaggcctgggaaaatctaccctCATCAACAGCCTATTTCTCACCAACCTCTATGAGGATCGGCAAGTCCCAGAGGCCAGGG CTCGCTTGACACAAACACTGACCATCGAGCGCCGGGGCGTGGAGATCGAGGAGGGGGGTATTAAGGTGAAGCTGACCCTGGTGGACACACCTGGCTTTGGGGACTCAGTGGACTGTTCAGACTG ctGGCTGCCCGTGGTGCGCTTCATTGAGGAGCAATTTGAGCAGTATCTTCGGGATGAGAGTGGCCTGAACAGGAAGAACATCCAGGATTCCCGTGTCCACTGCTGCCTCTACTTCATCTCACCCTTTGGCCGGGG GCTCCGGCCCCTAGATGTGGCCTTCCTCCGGGCGGTGCATGAGAAGGTCAACATTATCCCAGTCATTGGCAAAGCAGATGCCCTGATGCCTAAGGAAACACAGGCCCTCAAGCAGAAG ATCCGGGAACAGTTGCAGGAGGAGGAGATCAATATCTACCAGTTCCCCGATTGTGACTCTGATGAGGATGAAGACTTCAAGAGGCAGGATGCGGAGATGAAG GAAAGCATCCCTTTCGCCGTCGTCGGTTCCTGCGAAGTAGTGAGGGACGGCGGGACCCGACCGGTGAGGGGACGCCGCTACTCCTGGGGCACCGTGGAGG TGGAGAACCCACATCACTGCGATTTCCTGAACCTGCGACGGATGCTAGTGCAGACACACCTGCAGGACCTGAAGGAGGTGACACATGATCTGCTCTACGAGGGCTACCGGGCGCGCTGCCTACAGAGCCTGGCCCGGCCTGGGGCGCGTGATCGAGCCAGCCGTAG TAAGCTCTCCCGCCAGAGCGCCACAGAGATCCCGCTGCCCATGCTGCCTCTGGCCGACACGGAGAAGCTGATCCGCGAGAAAGACGAAGAG CTGCGCCGCATGCAAGAGATGCTGGAGAAGATGCAGGCCCAGATGCAGCAGAGCCAGGCTCAGGGCGAGCAGTCGGACGCTCTCTGA